A window of Chryseobacterium shandongense genomic DNA:
ATTCAAAGATGGTAAATTTCAGATCTTACTGCATGCTACCAATTCATTGCTGCATAAAACGGCCGTTCAGGGAATTACCATTACAGAAGTTTTTGAAAGTGATACGGAGAAATTCAAAGACAAAGCGGAAGAATTATTCAGATCACAGCCGAAAACAGCTGCAAATCCACAGGGACTGCCAAAAATTATGAAAATAATTGTGGCCGTTGGTTTATTAGTATTGGCTCTGTATTTTTTAATAAAGAGCTTCGGGTATTAAGCCATTTTCTTTCTTCCCGGGCATTTCTTGCATCGCTTTCCTTTTTTAAATTTCTTGCAGCAGGATTTCTTCTCACCACAATACATTTCTTCAGAGTTTGCAGAATACACAGGTGCTAAAGGCGGTACTTTAAATGGAACGATCATATTCATGCTGCAAATATATTAATTTAGAATAAATACAGATAATAAAATAACATGAATTTTATTAGGTTGAATATTAAATATTTAGAATTTAAATAATCGTACTTTTTATTTTCCATTTATAAGAAGTGAAAAATCAAATAAAATCGGTTACTTGTCGAAGATCTCTTGGTAAATTTTGAAATATTTTAAAAATAAAACGGTTATGAGAATTTATATTGAAAAATAATTTTACCTGATTTTACGTTTAATATGATAATAAAAACCTGTTAATTCTGAATAAGATAGAATACATTGTCGATTTTAGTGCGATTTCGATTTACTTGTACAATTTTCTAAAAAATCGTAATTTTACGAATCTTTTTTACAACAAAATCTAATAAATAAAAATGAATACAGAACAGTTTGTGAGCCGCCACATTTCCGTAAATGAAGCCGATAAACAGGCAATGCTGGAAAAAATTGGCGTTTCAAGTGTTGAAGAGCTCATCTCTCAAACCATTCCTTCTTCTATCCGCTTAGAGAAAGATCTTAACATTTCAGAACCGCTTTCAGAATACGAAATGCTGGGTCATTCCAAAGAATTGGCATCCAAGAATACGGATTATACCAGCTATATTGGTTTTGGATATCATAATACATTGTTGCCGTCGGCTATTCAGAGAAATATCTTCGAAAACCCGAGCTGGTACACAGCGTACACTCCATACCAGGCGGAAATAGCACAGGGAAGACTGGAGGCTCTTCTTAATTTTCAGACTGTTGTATGTGACCTCACAGGATTTGCGCTGGCAAATGCTTCATTATTGGATGAATCTACCGCAGCAGCAGAAGCAATGCATATGTTCTTCAATAACAGAACCAAAGATCAGAAAAAAAGCGGAGCCAATAAATTTTTCGTTTCAGATCTCGTATTGCCGCAAACGGTGTCCGTTTTAAAAACAAAAGCGGAAGGGCTTGAAATTGAGATCGTAGAAGGAGATCATGCTTCACATGAATTCGACGGTTCTTATTTTGGAGTTCTATTGCAATATCCGGGAAAAAATGGGATTGTTTTAGATTACACTCAAAATATTGCCGAATATAAAAAATCTGATCTTCAGGTAGTCGTTGCCTGTGATCCGATGGCTTTGGTGAAATTAAAATCTCCTGCATCCATGGGAGCAGACTGTGCCGTTGGAACAACCCAGCGATTCGGTATTCCTTTAGGTTACGGTGGGCCTCACGCAGCGTTTTTCTCATGTAAGGAAGATTATAAAAGAGATATTCCGGGAAGAATCATTGGCGTTTCTCAGGATGCTTACGGTAAACGTGCCCTTAGAATGGCATTGCAGACCAGAGAACAGCACATCAAAAGGGAAAGAGCAACATCAAACATCTGTACCGCTCAGGTCCTTTTAGCAGTAATGGCCGGAATGTATGCAGTTTACCACGGTCCGAAAGGATTAAATTATATCGCAGATCAGATTCACTTTAAAGCAAATGCGCTTAAGAACGGACTTAAAGCGTTAGGATATAATATCGTTGAAGAACCTATTTTCGATACGGTAAAAATCAACCTTAATGAAGATGAAAAAGGAAGATTGATGAGAATGATGCTAGATCACAAACTCAACCTGAATTATTTCACGGACGGTGTGGTAAGTATTGCGATCAACGAAAGTACAACATTGGATAAATTAAATTATCTGATGGCTTCTTTTGCGCAGTTTAAAGACAAGCAGACATTCAAATTAGAAATTAAGGAAGGATACAGCATTCCGGAAGAGAATTTAAGAAAAGACGAAATTCTTACGGAAGAAGTATTCAACAAATACCATACGGAAACAGAACTGATGCGTTACATCAAGCGTCTTGAAAGAAAAGATTTATCATTGACACATTCGATGATTTCTCTAGGTTCTTGTACGATGAAGCTTAACGCAGCAACTCAGATGTTACCGCTTTCATGGGAAAACTGGGGGGCTGTTCATCCTTTTGTACCGGTAAATCAAGCAGCAGGTTATCAGGAAATGATCAGCGAGCTGGAAAAAGATTTAGCTGAAATCACTGGCTTTGCAGGAACTTCTTTACAGCCGAATTCCGGAGCGCAGGGAGAATATGCAGGATTAATGGTGATCAGAGAATACCATATTTCAAGAGGGGAAGGACACAGAAATGTAGTGCTGATCCCACAATCGGCACACGGAACAAATCCGGCTTCAGCAGCCATGGCAGGAATGAAGATCGTTGTGGTGAAAAACCTTGAAAACGGTGAAATTGACTTCGATGATTTAAAAGCTAAGGCAGAACAGCATTCCGAAAATCTTTCTTGTGTGATGATCACGTATCCGTCAACTTACGGATTCTTTGATGCTAACATCAAAGAAATTACTTCTTTGATTCATGAGCACGGCGGACAAGTGTATATGGACGGAGCTAACATGAACGCTCAGGTAGGATATACAAGTCCGGGGAATATCGGGGCAGACGTTTGTCACTTAAACTTACATAAAACTTTCGCAATTCCTCACGGTGGAGGAGGCCCTGGAGTTGGACCGATCTGTGTGGCTAAACATTTAGTTCCTTTCTTACCTTCCAATGCAAATATCAAAATCGGCTCTAAAGAATCGATAGAAGGTATTTCCGCAGCACCTTACGGTTCCGGATTGATTTTGAATATTTCTTACGCCTACATCAAAATGCTAGGAACTTCTGGATTGAAAAAAGCAACGGAACATGCTATTTTAAATGCTAATTATTTAAAAGAAATTTTAGCGGAGCATTTCCCTATTTTATATTCCAACGAAAACGGAAGGGTAGCACACGAATGTATCGTAGATTTCAGACAGTTTAAATCGTTAGGAATTGAAGTGGCTGATGTTGCGAAAAGATTAATGGACTATGGATTCCACGCGCCGACCGTTTCTTTCCCTGTGGCAGGAACATTGATGATTGAACCTACGGAATCTGAAAGCAAAGCTGAAATCGATCGTTTTGCTGAAGCTTTAATCGCCATCAAACAGGAAATTGATGAGATTGCAAACGGAGATGCAGATCCTGCAAACAACGTATTGAAAAATGCGCCTCACACGGAACAGCTGGTAATCTCAGATTCCTGGGATAAACCTTACAGCAGAGAAAAAGCAGCATATCCGCTGGAGTGGGTAAGAGATCACAAATTCTTTGCTTCTGTTTCAAGAGTAGACGAAGCGTACGGCGACAGAAACTTAGTGTGTACTTGTGAGCCAATTGAAGCGTATATGTAATTAAAACTTTTTAAATATAAAATCCCTTTCAGTGATGAGAGGGATTTTTTTGTGTCATTGCGAGAAGTGAAACGACGAAGCAATCCTGTTCAATGAAAAGGGAAAATATTTATATTTTTAACATTCAATTTAAGATTCATAAAAAATAAAAATTTATTTTTTTTATGTAAATCGATCATTTTTTTACTAATTTATTTCCATACTTTTCAGAGTATTGATCCGGCTTTAAATTAGTATAAAAATAATTGTTTAATCCCGCAATCATTTGATTTTTAGGCTCTGGCAGGATGCAACAGGATACCCGTATTCACGTTTGTGTTTAGATTAGTTAACATAAAATTAATCAATATGATAAAACCATTACTATCTAAACGTACGCTCACGGCTTTGCTGTTTTGTGGGTTGACTTATTCCACATGTGATGTACATGCTCAGACATTAGCATTTCCGGAAGCTACTGGTTTTGGAAGATATACGACAGGTGCGAGAGGCGCTGCTAATCCCCAGGTTTATTTAGTGACCAACTTAAACGACAGTGGTCCCGGTTCATTCCGTGATGCGGTGAGTCAGCCCGGTAGATTTGTCATCTTTAAAGTGGGAGGAATTGTGAATTTACAATCCATCGTTGCCGTAGCGGCTAATACAACGATTGCAGGACAGACCGCTCCCGGAGAAGGAATTGTCTTTTTAGGACCGAGAGTTTCCTTTACAGGAGCCAATAATACGATTGCAAGATATTTGAGAATCCGTTATGGAGGCACCTCCCAAAATCAGGATGCTTCAGGAATAGCCAATGGAGCTAATATCATTTTAGATCACATGACGTTTACCTGGGGTACAGACGAAGTTTTCTCGGTAAACTGGGATAATAACGGTACCGCACCTGATAATATAACGATCCAGAATTCTATTATAGGGCAGGGAATGCACCGCCACAATCACTCTGCCGGAGGACTGATGCAGCCTCCACCGGGAGGTAAGATAAGTTTAATCGGGAATTTATACATCTGTAACAAGACACGAAATAATAAAATAAAAGGAATCAACGAATTTGTAAACAATGTGGTGTACAATTGGGGAAACTACGGAAATACGTATGGACATACCCAATCCGGAGAAGCCTATATTATGGGCGGAGATTCGGCGGGAAGCTCTTTCGCAAATATTATCAACAATTATTTTATTGGCGGACCCAATACAAGCAATACGGTTTCTACGCCTTTCAGTGTAGGAAATGCTAATTTTAACCTTTATGGTTCCGGAAATTATTTCGACAATAATAAAAATGGAACGTTGGATGGTACCCTCGTTCCTCAGGATTTAACAGGATATCCGGTTGGAGATCCTTCAGCGATACAGTCTGCACCATACGATTATCCTATGAAAAATCCTTTGTTAACAGCTCAGGCTGCGTACGATAATATTGTTTCGGGAGTAGGGGCGTCTTATCCCAGACGTGACCAGGTGGATAATTTAATGATTTCAGATCTGCAGTCGAAAGGAACAACGGCTACCTATGTTTATGTGCAGGCAGATTTGGCCAACCAATTTGGTTTTACAAATGGAGGCGCAGGACACGTTTATGGCGCGCCGGCTCCTTTAGATACGGATAACGATGGGATGCCGGATGCTTGGGAAGATGCCCATGGAACCAATAAAAATGTTTTCGACGCCCTGCAGGTAAGTGCGAATAATGCGCCGTATCTGAATATTGAAGTGTATATTAATGGTTTACCCAATTCGGCGCCTTCGGATTTCATTATTCCGCCAACCAATCTGAATTTCACCAATGCCGTGACAACAACAGGAAACCCTTCTGTAAGCTCTTTGACGGTCAACTGGGAGGATAACGCCGCTAATGAAACCGGTTATGTTCTGGAACGTTCAGATAACGGAACGAATTTTACGATGATTGCAACATTAGCTGCTAACACGACAACATATAACGAAACTGGTTTAACACCAAATACACAATATTATTACAGGGTGAAAGCTGTCAATGCTTCAGATTCCTCTGTGTACACTTCAACTGCTTCAGTAACAACACCTCCGATTCCTTCACCTCCAACCAAAGCGATTAATCCGATTCCTTCAAATGGAAATAATAGTGCAGAATTAAGTAGCGGAAACCTGCTTTTAAAATGGAATGGAAGCGCAAACACCACAACATATTCCGTTTATTTCGGAACAGATCCGGGTAATCTGAGTAATTTAGGCACAGTACCTTACAGTGCATCGCCGTCTTATCAGATGAATAATCTGAATCCTGCAACGGATTATTATTGGAGAATTGATGCCACAAATGCTTTGGGGACCGCAACAGGTGATGTTTGGTCTTTTCGGGCATTAACACAGACATTAGTCGGAAGCTGGCC
This region includes:
- the gcvP gene encoding aminomethyl-transferring glycine dehydrogenase, translated to MNTEQFVSRHISVNEADKQAMLEKIGVSSVEELISQTIPSSIRLEKDLNISEPLSEYEMLGHSKELASKNTDYTSYIGFGYHNTLLPSAIQRNIFENPSWYTAYTPYQAEIAQGRLEALLNFQTVVCDLTGFALANASLLDESTAAAEAMHMFFNNRTKDQKKSGANKFFVSDLVLPQTVSVLKTKAEGLEIEIVEGDHASHEFDGSYFGVLLQYPGKNGIVLDYTQNIAEYKKSDLQVVVACDPMALVKLKSPASMGADCAVGTTQRFGIPLGYGGPHAAFFSCKEDYKRDIPGRIIGVSQDAYGKRALRMALQTREQHIKRERATSNICTAQVLLAVMAGMYAVYHGPKGLNYIADQIHFKANALKNGLKALGYNIVEEPIFDTVKINLNEDEKGRLMRMMLDHKLNLNYFTDGVVSIAINESTTLDKLNYLMASFAQFKDKQTFKLEIKEGYSIPEENLRKDEILTEEVFNKYHTETELMRYIKRLERKDLSLTHSMISLGSCTMKLNAATQMLPLSWENWGAVHPFVPVNQAAGYQEMISELEKDLAEITGFAGTSLQPNSGAQGEYAGLMVIREYHISRGEGHRNVVLIPQSAHGTNPASAAMAGMKIVVVKNLENGEIDFDDLKAKAEQHSENLSCVMITYPSTYGFFDANIKEITSLIHEHGGQVYMDGANMNAQVGYTSPGNIGADVCHLNLHKTFAIPHGGGGPGVGPICVAKHLVPFLPSNANIKIGSKESIEGISAAPYGSGLILNISYAYIKMLGTSGLKKATEHAILNANYLKEILAEHFPILYSNENGRVAHECIVDFRQFKSLGIEVADVAKRLMDYGFHAPTVSFPVAGTLMIEPTESESKAEIDRFAEALIAIKQEIDEIANGDADPANNVLKNAPHTEQLVISDSWDKPYSREKAAYPLEWVRDHKFFASVSRVDEAYGDRNLVCTCEPIEAYM
- a CDS encoding LamG-like jellyroll fold domain-containing protein codes for the protein MIKPLLSKRTLTALLFCGLTYSTCDVHAQTLAFPEATGFGRYTTGARGAANPQVYLVTNLNDSGPGSFRDAVSQPGRFVIFKVGGIVNLQSIVAVAANTTIAGQTAPGEGIVFLGPRVSFTGANNTIARYLRIRYGGTSQNQDASGIANGANIILDHMTFTWGTDEVFSVNWDNNGTAPDNITIQNSIIGQGMHRHNHSAGGLMQPPPGGKISLIGNLYICNKTRNNKIKGINEFVNNVVYNWGNYGNTYGHTQSGEAYIMGGDSAGSSFANIINNYFIGGPNTSNTVSTPFSVGNANFNLYGSGNYFDNNKNGTLDGTLVPQDLTGYPVGDPSAIQSAPYDYPMKNPLLTAQAAYDNIVSGVGASYPRRDQVDNLMISDLQSKGTTATYVYVQADLANQFGFTNGGAGHVYGAPAPLDTDNDGMPDAWEDAHGTNKNVFDALQVSANNAPYLNIEVYINGLPNSAPSDFIIPPTNLNFTNAVTTTGNPSVSSLTVNWEDNAANETGYVLERSDNGTNFTMIATLAANTTTYNETGLTPNTQYYYRVKAVNASDSSVYTSTASVTTPPIPSPPTKAINPIPSNGNNSAELSSGNLLLKWNGSANTTTYSVYFGTDPGNLSNLGTVPYSASPSYQMNNLNPATDYYWRIDATNALGTATGDVWSFRALTQTLVGSWPFSETPSSGAQITDITSFGNHGILNTSYDNAAVRVPGKENYALDLATSPNNIYISSIPHQDQILFNTNSFTVSYWMKAPVSMIPSSSSTSLYVLCKGSITANSSTGATGKRFNVEIKGGQLRFAIDDNVTKKEITSPIANYFTNNWVHVVIQRDIIGHKMRIYTNGALSSEGDETAVTGIGETSDFVIGNIGELEFQATANASAPYKGAFDELKMYNYALTAAEVYSLYNQAVLSNNEFSISKNLGTVYPNPVKDNISIMLPEYKKSSLMATVIDMSGKIIVKEKINANGNGIFNLNMAGRKAAGNYILNVSGENLNSNFKIVVQ